The window GCCTACGATGAGGAGGAGCAGCGCGCGACGCTCATCAACGACGTGCTGTGGATGGAGCAGAACCTGCAGTTCAAGCTCGAGCGCAACGCCTCGCAACTCGAGCAGATCGGACAAGACATCCTTTCTCCCACCAACCGCCACCCGTCGCAGACCTCCGCCGCACTGCGCCAGCTCGTACGCTCGGAGAACGGCCTCGTGCGCGTGGTGTGGCTCGACGCCGCCGGCCACATGCGGGGCGCGCTGCCGCCCATCGGCGACAGAGAGACGCTCGGCGAACCGCTGAGCGAGCAGTCGGCTGCGCGCTTCCGGCTCGCCCAGGCGCTGGGACGGCGCGTCTACGGCCAGGTCTACGCCGCCGGCGGCCGCCAGCAATTCGAGGTGCATGTCCCGATCTACTCCGAAAACGGCTTCGCGGGCGCGATGGTGGGGGTCTATTCCCTGCGCGAGCTCGTCACGGACGAGCTGCCGTGGTGGTTCGCTGAACGCTACCGCGTAAGCGTGCTCGACAGCGGCGGACGCGAGCTCGTGTCGAAGTCCAAGGTGGCGCCGCTGTCCGACCGGCAGAGCTATTCGATGGCGTTCGATCCGCCCGGCGACGGCCTCACGCTGCAGGTCACCGCCTACCGCGGCGAGACGCGCTGGGTCCAGGTCCTGCTGATCGGCTCCATCCTGCTGCTCGGCGGCATCCTGATCTGGAGCGTGCTGCAGCTGCGCCGCGAACTGCAGCGCCGCCACCGGGCAGAGCAGGCCCTGCGCAGCGAATCCCTGTTCCGCCGGGCGATGGAAGACTCCATGCTCACCGGCCTGCGCGCCCGCGACCGCAACGGCCGCATCACTTACGTGAACCCCGCCTTCTGCAAGATGGTCGGCTACAGCGCCGAGGAACTCGTCGGCTGCACGCCGCCGATGCCCTACTGGGACCCCGACTTCCTCGTGCAGACGCAGGAGGTCCACGACCGCGTCCTCGGCGGCAACGCCCCGCCCGAAGGCTTCGAACTGTGCCTGCGGCGCAAGAACGGCGAGCGTTTCGACGCCCTGATCTTCGAAGCCCCGCTGATCGACGCCGCGGGACGGCACACCGGCTGGATGGGCTCGCTGCTCGACATCACCGCCCAGAAACGCGCCGAGGAACTCGCACGCCAGCAGGAAGAACGCCTCCAGGCCACCTCCCGCCTGATCACGATGGGCGAGATGGCCTCGACCCTCGCGCACGAACTCAACCAGCCGCTCGCGGCGATCGCCAGCTACAACACGGGCTGCCTCAACCGCCTCGAGCAGCCCGCGCTCGACCGCGAGGAGTTCAGGGACATCTTCGACCGCATCGGCCGCCAGGCGCGCCGCGCCGGCGACATCATCCGCCGCGTGCACGACTTCGTGCGCCGCGCCGAGCCCAAGCGCGAACCGCTCGACCTCAACCTGATGATCCGCGAGGCGATCGGCCTCATCGAGGCCGATTCGGCCAAACGCGGCATGCGCATCGAAACCGAGCTAGACGAATCGCTGCCGGCCGTGGCGGCCGACCCGGTGATGATCGAGCAGGTCATCGTGAACCTCGTGCGTAACGGCATGGACGCCATGCGCGACAACCCGCCGTCGCGGCGCACCATGCGCGTGAGCACCCGGCGCGAGGGCGACATGCTCGTCGTGCGCGTTGCCGACAACGGCACCGGCATCGACCCCGAAACCGCCCGCCGGCTGTTCGAGCCCTTCTTCACGACCAAGGCCGAAGGCATGGGCATGGGGCTCAACATCTGCCGCTCCATCGCCGAACTGCACCACGGCCGGCTCGGTTTCGAAATCAACCCCGACGGCGGTACCATCTTCACGCTGTCGCTACCCGTGGAATCCTCATGACTCAGCCTTGCGCCCACATCATCGACGACGACGAAGCCATCCGCGACGCGCTGCAGTGGCTGTTCAAGACGCGCGATGTCGCGTGCGCGACGTGGTCGGGCGCCGAGAGCTTCCTCGAGGCGCTCCAGCCCGGCTGGCGCGGCTGCGTCGTGCTCGACATCCGCATGGAAGGCATGAGCGGCCTCGAGTGCTTCGACGTACTGCGCCAGCGCGGCAACCAGCTGCCCGTCATCTTCATCACCGGCCACGGCGACGTGCCGATGGCCGTCGCCGCGCTGAAGAAGGGCGCGTTCGACTTCATCGAAAAACCCTTCAACGACAGCGATCTCGTCGACATCGTCATGCGCGCGCTGGAGATCGACGCGAACAACCAGCGCGCCGAGGCCACCCGCGAAACGGTGGAGGCGCGCCTCGCCCTGCTCACCGCGCGCGAGCAGGAAGTGATGGAGCTGATCCTCGCCGGCAAGTTCAACAAGGTCATCGCCGACGAACTGTGCATCTCGATGCGGACCGTGGAAGCCCACCGCTCCAAGGTGTTCGAGAAGATGGAAGTGCGCTCCGCG is drawn from Azoarcus sp. DN11 and contains these coding sequences:
- a CDS encoding PAS domain S-box protein, producing the protein MDTVPPPMSPRATVALTTRQRWLTAVPYLTVLLFLVVIAALVWFTRAYDEEEQRATLINDVLWMEQNLQFKLERNASQLEQIGQDILSPTNRHPSQTSAALRQLVRSENGLVRVVWLDAAGHMRGALPPIGDRETLGEPLSEQSAARFRLAQALGRRVYGQVYAAGGRQQFEVHVPIYSENGFAGAMVGVYSLRELVTDELPWWFAERYRVSVLDSGGRELVSKSKVAPLSDRQSYSMAFDPPGDGLTLQVTAYRGETRWVQVLLIGSILLLGGILIWSVLQLRRELQRRHRAEQALRSESLFRRAMEDSMLTGLRARDRNGRITYVNPAFCKMVGYSAEELVGCTPPMPYWDPDFLVQTQEVHDRVLGGNAPPEGFELCLRRKNGERFDALIFEAPLIDAAGRHTGWMGSLLDITAQKRAEELARQQEERLQATSRLITMGEMASTLAHELNQPLAAIASYNTGCLNRLEQPALDREEFRDIFDRIGRQARRAGDIIRRVHDFVRRAEPKREPLDLNLMIREAIGLIEADSAKRGMRIETELDESLPAVAADPVMIEQVIVNLVRNGMDAMRDNPPSRRTMRVSTRREGDMLVVRVADNGTGIDPETARRLFEPFFTTKAEGMGMGLNICRSIAELHHGRLGFEINPDGGTIFTLSLPVESS
- a CDS encoding response regulator, which encodes MTQPCAHIIDDDEAIRDALQWLFKTRDVACATWSGAESFLEALQPGWRGCVVLDIRMEGMSGLECFDVLRQRGNQLPVIFITGHGDVPMAVAALKKGAFDFIEKPFNDSDLVDIVMRALEIDANNQRAEATRETVEARLALLTAREQEVMELILAGKFNKVIADELCISMRTVEAHRSKVFEKMEVRSAVELAQLVNLVRNRTL